GCAGCTTGTTCTTTATCATCTGTATTTAAATCTTTGATTTTCATATCAACGATTTCCATAACTTGATCTTTAGTCAATTTACCAATTTTGTTTTTAAGTGCGTTATCGCTACCTTTTTTTACACCTGAAATTTTTTTAATTAAGTCAGTCATTGGTGGTTGTTTAACTAAAAATGTAAAACTTTTATCTGAATAATAAGTAATTTCAACAGGAATACTAAACCCTGCTTTATCCTTAGTTTTTTCATTGAAAGCTTTACAGAATTCCATGATATTAATCCCTCTTTGTCCAAGTGCTGGACCAACAGGTGGTGATGGGTTTGCAGCACCAGCAGGAATTTGAAGTTTTAAAACACCAGCTATTTTTTTAGCCATCTTTTCTCCTTTTAAATTTGTTGTTTAATGATTTAGACATTAGGCAAGAAAACTCAGAAGCTAATTTTTTTGCCTAATGTCTATATTCAAAGAGTAATTAAACTACTCTTTCTACTTGTGTATAAGAAATCTCTACAGGAGTATTTCTTCCGAAAATTGATACATTTAATTTTAGTATACCTGAAGCTATGTCAAATTCTTCAACTATTCCATTAAAGTTTGCAAATGGACCTTCATTGATTCTTACCATTTCACCATCGTCAAATGAAACTTTTGGTTTAGCAGCAGCTCTATTATTAACTTTATCTAAAATAGAATTGATATCTTTTTCAGATAATGGTGTAGGTTTTTTAGACTCACCAATAAATCTACCAACTTTAGGCATTGATTGAATTCTATGCCATAATGCAGTATCTAAATCAATTTTAGCAAAAGCATATGCTGGATATAAAGGTCTTTCAACAATTGTTTTATTACCTTTTTTTACTTCAATTAAATCTTCTGTTGGAACTAATACATCAGCAATTTTTCCATCAGCCATTTCATCGGCTAATCTTACTAATGCTCTTTTAACTGTTAATTCACTACCTGAGTGAGTTTGAATTGCATACCATAAATGTGCCATTATTATTTCCTTAGTTTATTACTGAAGACAAGCTAAAAGACATTACAGCATCTATTAGAGCTAAAAATAATGAAATAACTGTTACTACTACAAATACAGAAATATAAGCAGATCTAATTTGTTCTTTAATTGGAAAAATTACTTTTCCTATCTCTTCTCTTGCATTCTTATAATATGTTTTTAACTTACTCACAATCGACTCCAGAGTTATAATTATTTAGCTTATAAATATTTTTTAAAAAAGTTATTTGTTACTACTTTAAGAAATATTTAGTGGCAGGCCAGGAGGGACTCGAACCCCCAGCCATCGGATTTGGAATCCGGCGCTCTACCATTGGAGCTACTGACCTGCTTAAAAAGATAAAAAGGTTAAGTAAAGTCTTACGACTTTAACTTAACTTCTTTATGAATAGTGTGTTTTCTCAATCTCGGACAATATTTGTTAACCTCAAATTTCTCAGTGTGAGTTTTTGGGTTTTTCCAAGTAGTGTAGTTAATATCTCCACTTTCTTGACATTTTAATCCGATTTTTATTCTAACTGCTGCCATATTAATCCTTATTTGATAACTTCAGCAACAACTCCAGCACCTACAGTTCTACCACCTTCTCTGATAGCGAACTTAGTACCTTTTTCAAGAGCAATTGGTGCAACTAAACTAACTGTCATTTCTACATTATCCCCAGGCATAACCATTTCAGTTCCCTCAGGTAATGTACAAGAACCAGTAACGTCTGTTGTTCTTACATAAAATTGTGGTCTATATCCAGAGAAAAATGGAGTATGTCTTCCACCCTCTTCTTTAGAAAGGATATAAACTTCTCCTCTAAATTCTGTATGTGGAGTAATTGTTCCTGGCTTAATAAGAACTTGTCCTCTTTGTACGTCTTCTTTTTTGATACCTCTTAAAAGAATACCTGCATTATCTCCAGCTCTACCTTCGTCCATTTCTTTTCTGAACATTTCGATACCAGTTACAGTAGTTTTTTGAGTATCGTGAATACCAACGATTTCAATTTCTTCACCTAATTTGATAGTACCTTTTTCAATTCTACCAGTAACAACTGTACCTCTACCTTGGATAGTAAATACATCTTCAACAGGCATTAAGAAAGCTTGGTCAGCATCTCTAACTGGAGTTGGGATATAAGAATCTACTTCATCCATAAGTTTATAGATTTTTTCAGACCACTCACCAGCTGTACCAGCTTTAGCTTCTTCTAATGCTTTAAAAGCAGAACCAGCAATAATTGGAGTATCATCACCTGGGAAATCATAAGTAGATAATAATTCTCTAACTTCCATTTCAACAAGTTCTAACATTTCTTCTTTATCTTCATCATCAAGTTGATCTTCTTTATTTAAGAAAACAACGATGTATGGAACACCTACTTGTTTAGATAATAAGATGTGCTCTCTAGTTTGTGCCATAGGTCCATCAGTTGAAGCGATAACTAAGATAGCTCCGTCCATTTGTGCAGCACCAGTAATCATGTTTTTAACGTAATCGGCGTGACCTGGACAATCTACGTGTGCGTAGTGTCTAGTTTCAGTTTCATACTCAACGTGAGAAGTAGCAATAGTAATTCCTCTTTCTCTTTCTTCTGGAGCGTTATCGATTTGATCGTAATCCATTGTTGCTTGACCATTTTTTAGTCCAAGAACCATAGTGATCGCAGCAGTTAATGTAGTTTTACCGTGGTCAACGTGACCAATAGTACCAATATTTACGTGTGGTTTACTTCTGTCAAATTTTTCTTTTGCCATAGAATTTTTCCTTTAAAAGATTTAATAAAATTGCCCTCTGAGCAGATAAGCCCAAAAGCTGATCTATTCAGAGGGGTATTGTGAGACATTCACATAAGTTAAATGTACGAATACAACTAAATTATGTTAACGGGTCGCAATTATACACTAAAAAAGATTACAAGGAGATTACAATGTAGTAAAAGAGTTATAATTTTTGCAATATATATAACTCAGCTCCCAGAATCAATAAAAAATAAATGGAGCGGGAGACGAGACTCGAACTCGCGACAATCTGCTTGGAAGGCAGAAGCTCTAGCCAACTGAGCTACTCCCGCTCATTTAATGGTGGTGAGGGAAGGATTTGAACCTTCGAAGCCGTAGGCGGCGGATTTACAATCCGCAGGATTTGACCACTCTCCAACCTCACCGGTTGAAAATTATTAATCTGGTCTAGCGCTGTTCTTCAAAATGAAGATTTCGCAGACTTATAACTTATATGGAGCTGGTGAAGGGAGTTGAACCCCCGACCTGCTGATTACAAATCAGCTGCTCTAGCCAACTGAGCTACACCAGCATATAAATATGTTTACAAAAATGGTGGCGCGGGGCAGAATCGAACTGCCGACACAAGGATTTTCAGTCCTTTGCTCTACCGACTGAGCTACCGAGCCATCGTTTTTGGACTGAAATTATAATGTCAATCATATTAATTCTAGCTTAAAGCACTTACAAGATTTTTAAATTCCTCTCCCCTGTGCTTATATGAGGTAAATTGGTCCAAAGAAGCGGCGGCAGGGGAAAGCATTCCAATACTATTTTCACAGAATAATTCATTGATTTTTTCAACTGCTTTATTTAAATATTTTAGTGTAAAAGCTTCTATTCCAAACTCACTTGCTAATTTAGATATTTTTTCATCATTTGAGCCAATTGCAAAAATTGTTATATTATATTTTTTCAGCTCTTCAAATAAAGGTTTTAAATTTGCACCTTTATCATCTCCGCCTAAAATAAGATTTATTTTTTGATTTTTATATGATTTTAAAGCATTTATAGTGGCATCAACATTTGTAGCTTTGCTATCATCTACCCATAATCTATTTTTTTTATCAAAAAACTCTTCAACTTTGTGTTTTCCAACAACAAAAGAGTTTATAAGTTCATAATCTAATTTATCAAAAAGTATTTTACTACTTGCTAGTGCCATTATTGAATCAATTAAAAAAGGCTCTTTGAATTTTATTTTTTCTTTATCTATTCCAAACTCTTTGCATAGACAATCACTATTTTTATAAGTAATAACACAAGCATCAGTTTTATAATCTTTGAACTCTTCTGGAATAATTGCAATTTCACTCTCTACCATAAAATCTAATGGCTTTAATTTAGCTTTTTTATACTCATCAAAACTTCC
This portion of the Arcobacter nitrofigilis DSM 7299 genome encodes:
- the rplK gene encoding 50S ribosomal protein L11, producing the protein MAKKIAGVLKLQIPAGAANPSPPVGPALGQRGINIMEFCKAFNEKTKDKAGFSIPVEITYYSDKSFTFLVKQPPMTDLIKKISGVKKGSDNALKNKIGKLTKDQVMEIVDMKIKDLNTDDKEQAAKIVAGSARSMGIEVEI
- the nusG gene encoding transcription termination/antitermination protein NusG; translated protein: MAHLWYAIQTHSGSELTVKRALVRLADEMADGKIADVLVPTEDLIEVKKGNKTIVERPLYPAYAFAKIDLDTALWHRIQSMPKVGRFIGESKKPTPLSEKDINSILDKVNNRAAAKPKVSFDDGEMVRINEGPFANFNGIVEEFDIASGILKLNVSIFGRNTPVEISYTQVERVV
- the secE gene encoding preprotein translocase subunit SecE; translation: MSKLKTYYKNAREEIGKVIFPIKEQIRSAYISVFVVVTVISLFLALIDAVMSFSLSSVIN
- the rpmG gene encoding 50S ribosomal protein L33, producing the protein MAAVRIKIGLKCQESGDINYTTWKNPKTHTEKFEVNKYCPRLRKHTIHKEVKLKS
- the tuf gene encoding elongation factor Tu → MAKEKFDRSKPHVNIGTIGHVDHGKTTLTAAITMVLGLKNGQATMDYDQIDNAPEERERGITIATSHVEYETETRHYAHVDCPGHADYVKNMITGAAQMDGAILVIASTDGPMAQTREHILLSKQVGVPYIVVFLNKEDQLDDEDKEEMLELVEMEVRELLSTYDFPGDDTPIIAGSAFKALEEAKAGTAGEWSEKIYKLMDEVDSYIPTPVRDADQAFLMPVEDVFTIQGRGTVVTGRIEKGTIKLGEEIEIVGIHDTQKTTVTGIEMFRKEMDEGRAGDNAGILLRGIKKEDVQRGQVLIKPGTITPHTEFRGEVYILSKEEGGRHTPFFSGYRPQFYVRTTDVTGSCTLPEGTEMVMPGDNVEMTVSLVAPIALEKGTKFAIREGGRTVGAGVVAEVIK
- the murD gene encoding UDP-N-acetylmuramoyl-L-alanine--D-glutamate ligase; the protein is MIRVLGKGITAKAIEEAFDDVKLYDDSDFDTYDKSSNDITVVSPGIMPSNHMVKNSSNIISEYDLFANDMPFSIWISGTNGKTTTTEMTQHLLEKKGSVCGGNIGTPLALLNKDANIWILETSSFTNYYTNKAKPNIYILLPVSEDHITWHGSFDEYKKAKLKPLDFMVESEIAIIPEEFKDYKTDACVITYKNSDCLCKEFGIDKEKIKFKEPFLIDSIMALASSKILFDKLDYELINSFVVGKHKVEEFFDKKNRLWVDDSKATNVDATINALKSYKNQKINLILGGDDKGANLKPLFEELKKYNITIFAIGSNDEKISKLASEFGIEAFTLKYLNKAVEKINELFCENSIGMLSPAAASLDQFTSYKHRGEEFKNLVSALS